The following are from one region of the Amedibacterium intestinale genome:
- the zwf gene encoding glucose-6-phosphate dehydrogenase, translated as MENLTFTIFGGTGDLTFRKLLPAFYNLQAQKKLADDFSIVIIGRRAYDHDSYCEEVKDWVKKFARLPYRIDEYERFSKRIHYVQMDFTDLNNYEMLDAFYKAHHLKNHIFYFAVAPRFFAVIAKGLEKVENACLGKVIIEKPFGEDLASAKALNKDLEAFFTKNHIFHIDHYLGKEMVRNMQAIRFMNPIFQDVWNAKYIEHVQISALETVGVENRGGYYDQSGALKDMVQNHLFQILSLVAMEQPATFFGEDMHQKQLDVLHALRSVEKLDIHDSVVLGQYFHYQKENQVKDDSMTETYAALRLFVDNERWKDVPFYIRTGKKLNRREMEIVITFKRTNPDVDANVLLIRIQPTEGVYFQFNIKKPGDSDEIVTTSMDFCQSCSDFNRINTPEAYERLLQAAVQQDTSWFSKWDQIEYSWSYVEQLKERMKQEQLPLFTYMADSDGPTEADELLMRHHHKWNSIS; from the coding sequence ATGGAAAATTTAACATTTACTATTTTTGGTGGAACAGGTGATTTGACATTCCGTAAATTGCTGCCTGCTTTTTATAATCTGCAGGCACAAAAAAAATTGGCTGATGATTTTTCAATTGTTATCATTGGCCGTCGAGCATATGACCATGATAGTTATTGTGAAGAAGTGAAAGATTGGGTGAAAAAATTTGCTCGGCTTCCTTATCGGATAGATGAATACGAACGTTTTTCAAAACGCATTCATTATGTACAGATGGATTTTACGGATTTAAATAATTATGAAATGCTGGATGCTTTCTATAAAGCACATCATTTAAAAAATCATATCTTCTATTTTGCGGTTGCCCCTCGATTTTTTGCAGTTATTGCGAAAGGTTTGGAAAAAGTAGAGAACGCTTGTCTTGGGAAAGTAATTATTGAAAAACCGTTTGGTGAGGACCTGGCTTCTGCTAAGGCATTGAATAAGGACTTAGAAGCTTTCTTTACAAAAAATCATATTTTTCATATTGACCATTATCTTGGAAAAGAAATGGTTCGCAATATGCAGGCCATTCGTTTTATGAATCCTATTTTTCAAGATGTATGGAATGCTAAGTACATAGAGCATGTACAGATTAGTGCATTAGAAACTGTTGGAGTAGAGAATCGTGGAGGATATTACGATCAAAGCGGAGCTTTGAAGGATATGGTTCAGAATCATTTATTTCAGATTTTATCCCTTGTCGCTATGGAGCAGCCTGCAACTTTTTTTGGAGAAGATATGCATCAGAAACAATTAGATGTATTGCATGCATTGCGCTCTGTAGAAAAGCTTGATATTCATGACAGTGTTGTTTTGGGACAATATTTTCATTATCAAAAAGAAAATCAAGTAAAAGATGATTCTATGACAGAAACATATGCGGCATTGCGATTGTTTGTGGACAATGAACGCTGGAAAGATGTTCCATTCTATATTCGTACAGGAAAGAAATTAAATCGCAGAGAGATGGAAATTGTGATTACATTTAAAAGAACAAATCCAGATGTAGATGCGAATGTTTTGTTAATTCGTATACAGCCGACAGAAGGAGTGTATTTTCAGTTTAATATAAAGAAACCGGGAGATAGCGATGAAATTGTCACAACAAGTATGGACTTCTGTCAAAGCTGTTCTGATTTTAATCGAATCAATACTCCTGAAGCATATGAGCGTTTATTACAGGCAGCTGTTCAGCAGGATACCTCATGGTTTTCAAAATGGGATCAGATTGAATACAGCTGGAGTTATGTAGAACAGTTAAAAGAAAGAATGAAACAGGAACAATTGCCATTATTTACCTATATGGCAGATAGCGATGGACCAACAGAGGCTGATGAATTATTAATGCGTCATCATCATAAATGGAATTCGATTTCCTGA
- the gndA gene encoding NADP-dependent phosphogluconate dehydrogenase: MNQIGIIGLAVMGRSLALNMADHGYKVAGYNRSYEVTKQMVEKNPHENFIPYETLEEFVKSLEKPRKVMLMVKAGKAVDAVIEQLLPLLENGDIIMDGGNSFFEDTIRREAYVKRQGLHYFGIGISGGEEGARKGPSIMPGGDCEAYEEIRSILENIAAKSEDGTPCCTYIGENGAGHYVKMVHNGIEYADMQLIAEAYLVLKHIGKFNNQEIGKIFEEYQKGELSSFLIRITSEIFQEMDDMSTQSLVDMIKDSAQQKGTGRWTNMEALKQGIDVSMIAAAGNARLMSNKETRKTAEEHYPRIKIAKIPNHETLIEDVRKSLYAAKIIAYAQGFDLLKQASTAYDWNLPLGKIASIFRAGCIIQAKFLNDITRAYEHEKNLSHLLLDEVFEKRVISYENALRQIAAQAMLSGIPVPAMANAISYLDLFTKNHVGANLIQAQRDYFGAHTFERIDKDGSFHHEWGK; the protein is encoded by the coding sequence ATGAATCAGATAGGTATTATAGGATTGGCTGTCATGGGAAGAAGTTTAGCTTTGAATATGGCAGATCATGGATATAAAGTAGCAGGATATAATCGCAGTTATGAAGTCACAAAACAAATGGTGGAAAAAAATCCCCATGAAAACTTTATCCCTTATGAGACATTGGAAGAGTTTGTAAAATCTTTGGAAAAACCTCGTAAAGTAATGCTGATGGTAAAGGCAGGAAAAGCAGTAGATGCTGTGATTGAACAACTGCTTCCGTTGCTTGAAAATGGCGATATTATTATGGATGGCGGTAATTCATTCTTTGAAGATACCATACGTAGAGAGGCATATGTGAAAAGACAGGGGTTGCATTATTTTGGAATTGGTATTTCAGGTGGTGAAGAAGGCGCTCGAAAAGGACCAAGCATTATGCCAGGCGGGGATTGTGAAGCATATGAAGAAATTCGATCCATTTTAGAAAATATTGCGGCTAAGAGTGAAGATGGCACTCCATGTTGTACGTATATTGGTGAAAATGGAGCTGGTCACTATGTAAAGATGGTGCATAACGGAATTGAATATGCGGATATGCAGCTGATTGCAGAGGCTTATCTTGTTTTAAAACATATTGGGAAATTTAATAATCAGGAAATAGGAAAAATTTTCGAAGAATATCAGAAAGGTGAACTAAGCAGTTTCTTAATTCGTATTACCTCAGAAATATTTCAGGAAATGGATGATATGAGCACGCAAAGTTTAGTCGATATGATTAAAGATAGCGCTCAGCAAAAAGGCACTGGACGATGGACGAATATGGAGGCCTTGAAACAGGGAATTGATGTTTCTATGATTGCTGCTGCCGGAAATGCGCGCTTGATGTCAAATAAAGAAACAAGAAAAACAGCAGAAGAACATTATCCTAGAATAAAGATTGCAAAAATCCCTAATCATGAAACATTAATTGAAGATGTACGTAAAAGTCTATATGCTGCAAAAATTATTGCTTATGCACAAGGGTTTGATCTTTTAAAACAAGCAAGTACAGCATATGACTGGAATCTTCCCCTTGGCAAGATTGCATCTATTTTCCGCGCAGGCTGTATCATTCAGGCAAAATTTTTAAATGATATTACAAGGGCATATGAACATGAAAAGAATTTATCTCATTTATTGCTTGATGAAGTATTTGAAAAACGTGTCATTTCTTATGAAAACGCATTACGACAGATTGCGGCACAGGCGATGTTAAGTGGAATTCCTGTTCCTGCTATGGCCAATGCAATCAGCTATTTAGATTTATTTACAAAAAATCATGTCGGAGCTAATCTGATTCAGGCACAGCGAGATTATTTTGGTGCTCATACATTTGAACGTATTGATAAGGACGGAAGTTTTCATCACGAATGGGGGAAATAG
- the whiA gene encoding DNA-binding protein WhiA — MSFTTDVKAEIAANQLHTCCMRAELSAVLQMCSTMNFDSSGLHLTVKTENATTAKRIYKLLKERYDVVTQLSVIRKMKLKKNNVYVIRVENKAMEILKDLEIFTDKGLQTHPSMKLLKKECCARAYLAGAFLAGGSVNSPSKSNYHLEISTTNVELAKFIQKIMQKFNLPAKYIKRRNNDVVYLKASDKISDFLRCVGASEAVFTFEDSRIQRDFMNSLTRLDNCELANEMKSMAAGKRQLEDIQWIENYKGLDALPVKLQNAAYARKAMPEASLLELCEYCEEQFDETISKSGMKHRLAKLKEIANQYRNV; from the coding sequence GTGTCTTTTACAACAGATGTGAAGGCAGAAATTGCCGCAAATCAATTGCATACATGTTGTATGCGGGCAGAGTTAAGTGCGGTTTTACAGATGTGCTCTACTATGAATTTTGATTCCAGTGGATTGCATCTAACAGTAAAAACAGAAAATGCGACAACTGCGAAACGAATTTATAAGCTTTTGAAGGAACGATATGATGTGGTGACACAATTATCCGTTATTCGAAAAATGAAACTAAAAAAGAATAATGTATATGTAATACGTGTAGAAAATAAAGCGATGGAAATTTTGAAAGATTTGGAAATCTTTACAGATAAAGGGTTGCAGACACACCCATCTATGAAGCTGTTAAAGAAAGAGTGCTGTGCAAGAGCGTATTTGGCCGGTGCATTTTTAGCGGGAGGTTCTGTAAACTCTCCTAGTAAAAGCAATTATCATTTGGAGATAAGTACAACAAATGTAGAATTGGCAAAGTTTATTCAGAAGATCATGCAGAAATTTAATTTGCCTGCAAAATATATTAAACGTAGAAATAACGATGTAGTTTATTTAAAAGCGAGTGATAAAATCAGTGATTTTTTACGTTGTGTAGGTGCAAGTGAAGCTGTATTTACCTTTGAAGATAGTCGTATTCAAAGAGATTTTATGAATTCTTTAACACGATTAGATAATTGTGAACTTGCGAATGAAATGAAAAGCATGGCAGCAGGAAAACGTCAGCTGGAAGATATTCAGTGGATTGAAAATTATAAAGGTTTAGATGCTTTACCTGTAAAACTTCAGAATGCAGCTTATGCCCGTAAAGCTATGCCAGAGGCAAGCTTACTTGAACTTTGTGAGTATTGTGAAGAACAGTTTGATGAAACAATCTCAAAATCTGGTATGAAACATCGTTTAGCTAAATTAAAAGAAATTGCAAATCAGTATCGCAATGTATAA
- the rapZ gene encoding RNase adapter RapZ, with product MENQNIVLITGMSGAGKTTCMGILEDMGYHCIDNFPVQLIENLGKIIRKKNKELDERYSNLALATTAQDYPKFLQYFESLDLKVTVVFLDAQDQCLLLRYKFTRRHHPMIQSGKATTLEEAIEYERDMFEELNDRAILHIDTTKLGQGELKSILMEKLSMDKQPALSISFVSFGFKHGVPLDADFIFDVRFLPNPYYIKELKSLTGDDAPVYDYVMGFEETKECIRNIKSLLDFAFVQYKNQNKNHIMVGIGCTGGHHRSVSITNWLYAHYKDQYHCYKSHRDKKVG from the coding sequence ATGGAAAATCAAAATATCGTACTTATTACGGGAATGTCTGGTGCAGGGAAAACAACCTGTATGGGTATATTAGAAGATATGGGTTATCATTGTATTGATAATTTTCCAGTACAGTTGATTGAGAACCTTGGAAAAATTATTAGGAAAAAAAATAAAGAGTTGGATGAGCGCTATTCAAATCTTGCTTTGGCAACAACAGCGCAGGACTATCCAAAATTTTTACAATATTTTGAAAGTCTGGATTTGAAGGTAACGGTTGTTTTTCTAGATGCACAAGATCAGTGTCTGTTATTGCGTTATAAATTTACAAGAAGACATCATCCGATGATTCAAAGTGGAAAAGCAACGACTTTAGAGGAAGCAATTGAATATGAACGTGATATGTTTGAAGAATTAAATGATAGAGCTATTTTACATATTGATACTACAAAGCTTGGACAGGGAGAATTAAAGAGCATTCTAATGGAAAAACTATCCATGGATAAGCAGCCTGCACTTTCTATATCATTTGTTTCTTTTGGATTTAAACATGGTGTTCCACTAGATGCTGATTTTATTTTTGATGTCAGATTTCTTCCAAACCCATATTATATAAAGGAGTTAAAAAGTCTAACCGGAGATGATGCTCCAGTATATGATTATGTTATGGGGTTTGAAGAAACCAAAGAGTGTATAAGAAATATAAAATCCTTACTTGATTTTGCATTTGTACAATATAAAAATCAAAATAAAAATCATATAATGGTAGGGATTGGCTGTACAGGGGGGCATCATCGAAGTGTGTCTATAACAAATTGGTTATATGCACATTATAAGGATCAGTATCATTGTTATAAATCACATAGAGATAAGAAAGTGGGATAA
- a CDS encoding gluconeogenesis factor YvcK family protein, producing MKNVVVIGGGTGLSVMLRGLKQIEDINLTAIVTVADDGGSTGRIRRQFHIPAMGDIRNVMCAMAEEETIFTSLMNFRFEGDDEDVGGHNLGNLILTAMTQTSGGFMEAIRTFSKFLKVKGNIVPCSLQVITLYAIMEDGTIVRGESNIPEFNNRIGKVFYDKPVEPTREALQAIHDADIILYGIGSLYTSIIPNLIVDGIVEELKNNKAPKIYFCNAMSQPGETDHFSLEDHVRALQKHSFEGAVDIVVTHSNKASSEILEKYKKMGSEPIKVVEKEHTFDILYRDILSFEDNLIRHDSNKIRDIVKELIEQIG from the coding sequence ATGAAAAATGTTGTTGTTATCGGTGGAGGTACCGGTCTTTCTGTAATGCTTAGAGGTTTAAAACAAATTGAGGATATTAATTTGACTGCTATTGTAACAGTTGCGGATGATGGAGGAAGTACAGGGCGTATTCGCCGTCAGTTTCATATTCCAGCAATGGGGGATATACGAAATGTCATGTGTGCAATGGCAGAAGAGGAAACTATCTTTACTTCTTTGATGAACTTTCGTTTTGAAGGGGATGATGAAGATGTTGGAGGTCATAATCTAGGAAATTTAATTCTTACGGCTATGACTCAAACAAGCGGTGGTTTTATGGAAGCTATTCGTACATTTTCAAAATTCTTAAAAGTAAAAGGAAATATCGTTCCTTGCTCTTTACAGGTCATTACGTTATATGCCATAATGGAAGATGGTACGATTGTACGAGGAGAAAGCAATATTCCAGAGTTTAATAATCGTATAGGAAAGGTATTTTATGATAAACCTGTAGAGCCTACAAGAGAAGCATTACAGGCAATTCATGATGCAGATATTATTTTATATGGAATAGGAAGCTTATATACAAGTATTATTCCTAATTTAATTGTAGATGGTATTGTGGAGGAATTAAAAAACAACAAGGCACCAAAGATTTATTTTTGTAATGCAATGAGTCAGCCGGGAGAAACAGATCATTTCTCATTGGAAGATCATGTACGTGCTTTGCAGAAGCATTCTTTTGAAGGTGCAGTTGATATTGTTGTAACACACAGTAACAAAGCCTCTTCTGAAATATTAGAGAAATATAAGAAAATGGGCAGTGAGCCAATAAAAGTAGTAGAAAAAGAACATACTTTTGATATTTTATATCGAGATATATTATCTTTCGAAGATAATTTAATTCGTCATGATTCAAATAAGATTCGTGATATAGTAAAAGAGTTAATTGAACAGATAGGATGA